A single region of the Psychrobacter alimentarius genome encodes:
- a CDS encoding Eco57I restriction-modification methylase domain-containing protein, with protein MKTELYALILNYINESYKEHEKRAIFSELATLIEPSYLQGDSSELTKSDYGSVQRRLSVINEKESIRKKKGVYYTPLDLVNFIINNTVKELYGVLTPDNLSDSSLDAIKVEDFCFKKTCYDPTCGTGEFLINTLILKYDLAEAKSLSLTKAKIQRIAKTIFGNDINPESTLIVKLRIFLLVLDKFGISAIKGIFSAISENYTNYDFVCEEQHTEYDLVIGNPPFVEDSKYREDLQEKFGNIYANVLLNAAKSLHKDGAFGFVIPISYISTPRMKKIRDILINIMPNQYILSYADRPDCLFTGVHQKLCIVIAKKSSTESIHTSQYNYWYKKERSALFDKASVVKNEYNYPSFIPKLGNELDLRIYESVSITKDAAGSKSLKYLLSNGDIPIYLNMRATFWIKAFLAKHDGSEYKEYGCGTHNDASLAFCILNSSLFWWHWVCISDCWHITNKELADFKIPTRLNEEDYAQCLKLAKSLEEKLEETKKFVGTKQTSHEYKHKLCLDEIHNIDDFINSLYNLSEEESEYVKSFAYKYRVGEGN; from the coding sequence ATGAAGACTGAGTTGTACGCTCTAATATTAAATTACATAAACGAAAGCTATAAAGAGCATGAGAAGAGAGCCATATTTTCAGAGTTGGCTACGTTGATTGAACCAAGTTATTTGCAAGGTGATAGTTCAGAACTCACTAAGAGCGACTATGGCTCTGTACAGCGTCGGTTGTCTGTAATAAATGAAAAAGAGAGTATAAGAAAAAAGAAAGGTGTTTATTACACGCCTTTAGATTTAGTAAATTTTATTATAAATAACACCGTTAAAGAGTTGTATGGAGTGTTAACGCCTGACAACTTAAGTGATTCTTCACTAGATGCAATCAAGGTTGAAGATTTTTGCTTTAAAAAGACTTGTTATGATCCTACCTGCGGTACAGGTGAGTTTCTAATAAACACATTAATACTAAAATATGATTTAGCTGAAGCTAAATCGCTATCTTTAACCAAGGCTAAAATACAAAGAATTGCTAAAACAATTTTTGGTAACGATATCAATCCTGAATCAACACTAATTGTAAAGTTGCGAATCTTCCTATTGGTTCTAGATAAGTTTGGTATTAGTGCAATTAAAGGTATTTTCAGTGCTATTAGTGAGAACTATACTAATTACGATTTTGTATGCGAAGAACAACACACCGAATATGACTTAGTAATTGGTAACCCACCCTTTGTCGAAGACTCTAAATACCGAGAAGACTTGCAAGAAAAATTCGGCAACATTTATGCGAATGTCTTACTCAATGCTGCAAAATCATTGCATAAAGATGGGGCATTTGGCTTTGTGATTCCAATCTCGTATATCTCAACGCCTAGAATGAAAAAAATACGAGATATACTAATCAATATAATGCCAAACCAATACATATTGAGCTACGCTGACCGACCTGACTGTCTTTTCACTGGTGTTCATCAAAAGCTTTGCATTGTCATAGCGAAAAAATCCTCGACAGAATCTATCCATACCAGTCAATACAATTATTGGTATAAGAAAGAAAGATCAGCACTATTTGATAAAGCATCAGTTGTTAAAAACGAATACAACTATCCTAGTTTTATTCCAAAACTAGGAAATGAATTAGACCTCCGCATATACGAGTCAGTCTCAATCACTAAAGATGCCGCAGGTTCAAAAAGCCTTAAATATCTTCTTTCGAACGGTGATATTCCTATCTATCTGAATATGAGAGCTACCTTTTGGATAAAAGCTTTTTTAGCTAAGCATGACGGTAGTGAATATAAAGAATACGGATGTGGAACTCATAATGATGCTAGCCTAGCATTTTGCATACTTAACTCATCTCTATTTTGGTGGCATTGGGTGTGTATCTCAGATTGCTGGCATATAACTAATAAAGAACTAGCAGATTTCAAGATACCTACTAGATTGAATGAAGAGGATTACGCTCAGTGCTTAAAACTTGCTAAGTCTCTAGAGGAAAAACTTGAGGAAACTAAAAAATTCGTTGGCACCAAGCAGACTAGCCATGAGTACAAACATAAATTGTGCTTAGATGAAATCCATAACATAGATGATTTTATTAATTCGCTTTATAACCTTTCTGAAGAAGAAAGCGAATATGTTAAATCATTTGCTTATAAATACAGAGTTGGCGAAGGAAATTAG
- a CDS encoding DNA cytosine methyltransferase — MKVIDLFAGCGGLSLGFIQNGFEITRAVEFDSEIAKTYSKNHPQTEMIVDDIGNIDNDKYFSEGEADIVIGGCPCQGFSTAGARIRKGFVEDPRNYLFKHFLNIVKTVKPKMFIMENVKGMMTMQKSEIFQEILTALSDKEIMDGEQYYIYFKVLKGIDLGIPQKRERLFIIGIKDKDIDFESMLKATKQKIVENHEGFFNNVSIKDAISNMPTVSLNGIVDNPSPNTDYEKYLASAKLTITNHIKTNHSKKAIERMRQVGNGENFTSLSEKINSVHSGAYGRLCWDEVAPTITTRFDTPAGGRFIHPTEDRTLTPREAARIQSFPDSFIFVGNKTSICKQIGNAVPPKMSFYWANFAQIALG; from the coding sequence ATGAAAGTAATAGATCTGTTTGCAGGTTGTGGCGGCTTATCCTTAGGCTTTATCCAGAATGGATTTGAGATTACTAGGGCAGTTGAATTTGATTCAGAGATTGCAAAGACTTATTCAAAGAATCATCCACAGACAGAGATGATCGTGGATGACATCGGGAATATTGATAACGATAAGTACTTCTCTGAAGGTGAGGCTGATATTGTAATAGGTGGATGCCCTTGCCAAGGCTTTTCTACAGCAGGAGCACGAATAAGAAAAGGTTTTGTCGAAGATCCTCGGAACTATCTTTTTAAGCACTTCCTGAATATTGTCAAAACAGTAAAACCCAAGATGTTTATTATGGAAAATGTCAAAGGTATGATGACTATGCAAAAGAGTGAGATTTTCCAAGAAATCCTTACTGCCTTATCAGATAAGGAAATCATGGATGGTGAGCAATATTACATCTACTTTAAAGTTTTGAAAGGAATTGATCTAGGAATACCGCAAAAGAGAGAAAGATTATTTATTATAGGTATAAAGGATAAAGATATAGATTTTGAATCAATGCTAAAAGCCACCAAACAGAAAATCGTTGAAAATCACGAAGGGTTTTTCAACAATGTAAGTATTAAGGATGCTATCTCTAATATGCCTACTGTAAGCCTTAACGGAATAGTAGATAACCCAAGTCCTAATACAGACTATGAGAAGTATTTAGCATCTGCTAAACTAACCATAACTAATCATATAAAGACAAACCATTCAAAAAAAGCGATAGAGAGAATGCGTCAAGTAGGTAATGGTGAGAACTTTACTAGTCTTAGCGAAAAAATAAACTCCGTGCATAGCGGCGCTTATGGTAGGCTATGCTGGGATGAGGTAGCACCTACGATAACTACCCGTTTTGACACCCCTGCAGGCGGCCGGTTTATTCATCCTACTGAGGATAGAACTTTAACTCCAAGAGAAGCGGCTAGAATACAGAGCTTTCCTGATAGTTTTATTTTTGTTGGTAATAAAACTTCTATCTGTAAGCAGATTGGAAATGCTGTACCACCAAAAATGTCTTTTTATTGGGCTAATTTCGCTCAAATTGCTTTAGGTTAG
- a CDS encoding McrB family protein translates to MNELLQRKLAELDALNKLECWYLVKQPTEFSTICYLVFLLKRYKEEKPESSLEQFIADETGTLKSIKPNAKFSTNYRALRVAAFFGLIKLEFIAANNSYRNSYENAEITEVFEEINDRCSGSFEETNLYSDIIQRQIEKMFVSSKIDEQSEDIRSEFRLYPAMLLYKVLIELGLSQGEYRISLNEYRYLVVTTEKFEQYLDTLVLIKLLREDESIITEFNKFGDKFDNRLIQALKQLPTLSIDSQYITLIPEKINEVALKVFAFEQNPQIFNTVEYIDFLCSKVGLFELPNFKRELLSTDATKVVTRQDSYKPLNNDYVDNRKGDNILLYGVPGAGKSHFISKYYCDDYEKFERIVFHPDYMNTDFIGQILPSIDENGVIAYKFTAGAFTRILRKAHLDPSNHYYLIIEEINRGNAPAIFGEIFQLLDRNQAGVSEYAISNNYISKEVYGSDDQPIRIPSNLTLLATMNTADQNVFTLDTAFQRRWQMRMIENDINKCVFKDTHILDTTVSWGHFNTVINDQILSNSRSVTSSEDKRLGSYFINEELLLQDIKLNDNKSMFAEKVLKYLWDDAFKLNRYDLFNENYMSLDSIMRHFNESVGDERFDVLNLDAKELLVKA, encoded by the coding sequence ATGAATGAATTGCTACAAAGAAAGTTAGCAGAGCTTGATGCGCTGAACAAACTTGAGTGCTGGTACTTGGTAAAACAGCCTACTGAGTTTAGTACAATATGTTATTTAGTTTTTTTATTAAAAAGATATAAAGAAGAAAAACCTGAAAGCAGCTTAGAGCAGTTTATTGCCGACGAAACTGGGACATTAAAATCAATTAAACCTAATGCCAAATTTTCTACAAATTACCGAGCATTAAGGGTTGCAGCATTTTTTGGTTTGATAAAACTTGAATTTATCGCGGCAAATAACAGCTATAGAAATAGTTATGAGAATGCAGAAATAACAGAAGTTTTTGAAGAAATCAACGATAGATGTTCGGGTAGTTTTGAAGAAACCAACTTATATTCAGATATCATTCAAAGACAAATTGAGAAGATGTTTGTCAGTTCAAAGATAGATGAGCAATCCGAAGATATTCGTTCTGAATTTCGTCTTTACCCTGCCATGTTGTTGTACAAAGTTCTAATCGAACTAGGACTAAGCCAAGGTGAATATCGTATCTCTTTAAATGAGTACAGATACTTAGTAGTTACCACTGAAAAATTTGAACAGTACCTAGATACACTCGTATTAATAAAGTTACTAAGAGAAGATGAGTCGATTATTACTGAATTTAATAAATTTGGCGATAAGTTTGACAACAGGTTGATCCAAGCGTTAAAACAACTTCCTACTCTTTCGATCGACTCTCAATATATAACGTTGATTCCTGAAAAAATTAACGAAGTAGCTTTGAAAGTTTTCGCATTTGAGCAAAATCCTCAAATATTCAATACAGTTGAATATATTGATTTTCTCTGTAGTAAAGTTGGCCTTTTTGAGCTACCTAATTTCAAAAGAGAGTTATTGTCAACGGATGCTACAAAAGTCGTTACTAGGCAAGATAGCTATAAGCCCTTGAATAACGATTACGTTGATAATAGGAAAGGCGACAACATCTTACTTTACGGCGTACCAGGTGCTGGAAAGAGTCATTTTATATCTAAGTATTATTGTGATGACTACGAAAAATTTGAACGAATTGTTTTTCATCCAGACTATATGAACACTGATTTCATTGGTCAGATATTACCTTCCATTGATGAAAACGGTGTCATTGCCTATAAGTTTACTGCTGGTGCTTTCACTAGAATTTTAAGAAAAGCTCATCTAGACCCTTCCAATCATTACTACCTAATTATAGAAGAGATAAATAGAGGTAATGCACCTGCAATATTTGGCGAGATTTTTCAACTATTAGACAGAAACCAAGCGGGAGTTAGTGAATACGCTATTTCTAATAACTACATATCTAAAGAAGTATACGGTAGTGATGACCAACCAATAAGAATACCATCCAACTTAACGTTATTAGCGACTATGAATACTGCGGATCAAAATGTTTTTACACTTGATACGGCATTTCAAAGACGGTGGCAAATGCGAATGATAGAGAACGATATTAATAAATGTGTATTTAAAGATACACATATTCTCGATACTACAGTTTCATGGGGTCATTTTAATACTGTGATCAACGATCAGATTTTATCAAATAGTCGGTCAGTCACTTCATCCGAAGATAAAAGACTAGGCTCATACTTTATTAATGAAGAGCTACTATTGCAAGATATCAAGCTAAACGATAATAAAAGCATGTTTGCTGAGAAAGTGTTGAAATACCTTTGGGATGATGCGTTCAAGCTGAACAGATACGACTTATTTAATGAAAACTATATGAGTCTAGATAGTATTATGAGACATTTTAATGAATCCGTTGGCGATGAAAGGTTTGATGTCTTGAATTTAGATGCCAAAGAACTGTTAGTAAAGGCTTAA
- a CDS encoding LlaJI family restriction endonuclease, giving the protein MLNHINDYKGIALSDLCRNATNIDGDEFVGIKFDWNTHESKFDISIVFPLGYRIGIDNEAIRSDILSLISLLTEYGDNKSTLAHQKSNSFVQYYSFPIQAYMNIMYDFLDRGRYYTEQDETYTRGNSGRVSWNRTIRHERPIVQKKGIAYLTMQVRKRNDTDKNLITEISKYCVYDSFLKLGWLYGYNLPPKPAIKFNKNIFLSVLREKLAITHKDRDKRLIKDMLDIVSFVDTTEKSEQDFYFGTYKFEYIWEKLIDNIFGIKEKSLYFPKSTWTLFYSNNKENRALLPDTILKEQDIVVLDAKYYRYGETSAASHLPSSSSINKQITYGEYIFNNYKDEGDIYNAFIMPFRRSNEFFNTELNYLAIGVAKSDWKKNDKHYELVLGVLADVKHLMSVRVKPNNKEVHELLSIVRETIQQL; this is encoded by the coding sequence ATGTTAAATCATATAAACGATTATAAAGGGATTGCTCTATCAGATCTTTGTAGAAACGCTACAAATATAGATGGTGATGAGTTTGTAGGTATTAAGTTTGATTGGAATACACATGAATCAAAGTTTGATATCAGCATTGTATTTCCGCTTGGCTATCGCATTGGTATAGATAATGAGGCTATAAGAAGTGACATACTTAGCCTAATATCTCTTCTAACTGAATATGGTGATAACAAATCAACTTTAGCTCACCAAAAGAGCAACTCATTTGTCCAATATTATTCATTCCCTATACAAGCTTATATGAATATCATGTATGACTTTCTTGACAGAGGGCGCTACTATACAGAGCAAGATGAAACTTACACAAGAGGCAATAGTGGTAGAGTAAGTTGGAATCGTACAATACGGCATGAGCGTCCTATAGTTCAAAAAAAAGGGATTGCTTATCTTACTATGCAAGTGCGTAAACGCAATGATACTGATAAAAACTTAATCACTGAAATTAGTAAATACTGCGTTTATGATAGTTTCCTAAAGCTGGGCTGGTTATACGGATACAATCTACCGCCAAAACCCGCTATTAAGTTTAATAAAAATATATTCCTCTCAGTTCTAAGAGAAAAACTGGCGATTACTCATAAAGATAGAGACAAAAGACTTATTAAAGACATGCTGGATATTGTCTCTTTCGTAGATACAACTGAGAAATCTGAGCAAGATTTTTATTTTGGCACATACAAGTTTGAGTATATCTGGGAAAAACTTATAGATAACATTTTCGGTATTAAAGAAAAGAGTCTCTATTTTCCAAAATCCACATGGACTTTGTTTTATTCCAACAATAAAGAAAACAGAGCGTTACTACCTGACACCATCTTGAAAGAACAAGATATCGTTGTTTTAGATGCTAAGTATTATAGATATGGTGAAACTAGCGCAGCGTCTCACTTACCTAGCTCCTCGTCAATTAATAAGCAAATAACATATGGTGAATATATATTCAATAATTATAAGGATGAAGGTGATATATATAATGCTTTCATAATGCCATTTAGAAGAAGTAATGAGTTTTTTAATACGGAACTCAACTATCTCGCTATTGGTGTGGCTAAGTCAGATTGGAAAAAAAACGATAAACATTATGAGCTAGTCTTAGGTGTTTTAGCTGATGTAAAACACTTGATGTCGGTTAGAGTAAAGCCTAACAATAAAGAGGTTCATGAGCTATTGAGTATAGTCAGGGAAACGATACAACAACTTTAA
- a CDS encoding PepSY domain-containing protein, whose protein sequence is MKKTSTLKKSLAVALSVATISMASVSASQAATSMSEIAAASQSKISLEQALTLANKAVKGDIISVDFDQEDRAENSHYDIKMIANNNEQEVRVNANTGKVTKDETERLDKEDLAEYNTMKQAKVSLSQAIKNANKTLKGTVLEAEFDMDFGKPVYKIEIGKGNQVHKVVVDSMTGKITSSQVDNDD, encoded by the coding sequence ATGAAAAAAACATCAACGTTAAAAAAATCGCTAGCGGTGGCACTCAGTGTCGCAACCATTAGTATGGCTTCTGTTTCAGCCAGCCAAGCGGCTACTTCTATGAGCGAGATTGCCGCTGCTTCACAAAGTAAGATCAGTTTAGAGCAGGCACTTACCCTTGCTAATAAAGCAGTTAAAGGCGACATTATTAGTGTAGATTTTGATCAAGAAGATCGTGCAGAAAACAGTCATTATGACATTAAAATGATTGCCAATAATAATGAACAAGAAGTAAGAGTGAATGCAAATACAGGAAAGGTCACAAAAGATGAGACAGAGCGTCTAGATAAAGAAGATTTAGCAGAATATAATACCATGAAACAAGCAAAAGTCAGCTTGTCTCAAGCCATAAAGAACGCCAATAAAACGTTGAAAGGAACGGTACTTGAAGCTGAATTCGACATGGATTTTGGCAAGCCTGTTTATAAGATTGAGATTGGCAAAGGCAACCAAGTCCATAAAGTGGTTGTCGATAGTATGACTGGTAAGATTACGAGCAGTCAGGTCGATAATGACGATTAA
- a CDS encoding putative RNA methyltransferase, which translates to MLVSLFTCPLCHSPMQPAPDTWRCDGSLNPKQTAHTFDVARQGYVNLLPVQQKKSKAPGDSQASIEARKRFLNAGHYQVLQALIGQQMQQLLAKRGLEDEPSKTPANWLDIGCGEGYYTQAMAELESGLIDNLIAADISKPALVELAKVSKTTGKLWYQQDKDTSAGTTIIYPLVTSAANLPLSAHSMKGISSIFSPILPRAFAEVLTDDGYLIIAKPDAGHLASMREALFDDVREHDSDKFLQELSSEFTLIHTHRVSHELTLSANDLSDLMTMTPYAYRAKSEKRQALLDVVARQAFSTEAKFVVYVLQKAPNLSDAITHLL; encoded by the coding sequence ATGCTTGTGTCCTTATTTACCTGTCCCCTTTGTCACTCTCCTATGCAGCCTGCACCAGATACTTGGCGCTGTGACGGCAGCCTAAATCCCAAACAGACTGCCCATACTTTCGATGTGGCACGGCAAGGTTATGTCAATCTATTACCAGTACAACAAAAAAAGTCCAAAGCGCCAGGTGATAGCCAAGCCTCTATCGAGGCGCGTAAACGGTTTTTGAACGCTGGGCATTATCAAGTATTGCAGGCTTTGATTGGCCAACAGATGCAACAGCTATTGGCAAAAAGGGGATTGGAAGATGAACCGAGTAAAACCCCTGCCAATTGGTTAGATATTGGGTGCGGTGAAGGCTATTACACTCAAGCGATGGCAGAGCTAGAATCAGGTCTCATCGACAATTTGATCGCAGCTGATATCAGTAAGCCTGCATTGGTTGAGCTTGCCAAGGTAAGTAAGACAACAGGTAAGCTTTGGTATCAGCAGGATAAAGACACCTCTGCTGGGACAACCATTATTTATCCATTGGTGACAAGCGCGGCGAACCTACCGCTCAGTGCTCATAGTATGAAAGGTATCAGTAGTATTTTTAGTCCAATCTTACCAAGAGCATTTGCTGAGGTATTAACTGATGATGGCTATTTGATCATTGCAAAACCAGATGCAGGACATTTGGCATCGATGCGCGAAGCATTATTTGATGACGTGCGTGAGCATGACTCTGACAAGTTTTTACAAGAGCTGTCTTCTGAATTCACTCTCATACATACGCATCGTGTCAGTCATGAGCTAACTTTATCCGCCAATGACTTGAGTGATTTAATGACAATGACGCCATATGCTTATCGTGCTAAAAGCGAAAAAAGACAAGCGCTATTAGACGTTGTTGCAAGACAAGCATTTAGTACCGAAGCAAAATTTGTGGTTTACGTTTTGCAAAAAGCCCCTAACCTATCAGACGCTATTACGCATTTATTATAA
- the mraY gene encoding phospho-N-acetylmuramoyl-pentapeptide-transferase encodes MLVWLFGWLGQYYTPFSAVSSLTLRALLAVITALAFSMIFGGRVIKHLRSLKYGQAIRDDGPQSHLVKTGTPTMGGVLILSAIGISTLLWARLNNPYVWILLVVMVIFGAVGWADDWLKIKYKDPKGLIARKKYFWLSIGALFVGVSLYYIATLQPDINTTREMQDLLLPIFKDWMIPFSVVPFGIGFIIFTYFVINGASNAVNLTDGLDGLAILPVVLVAAGLGAMAYVSGDVRFADYLHVPYIAYNSEVIIVCGAMIGAGLGFLWFNAHPAQVFMGDVGALALGAMLGTIAVMTRQEIAFAIMGGLFVAEALSVMLQVGSYKLRKKRVFRMAPLHHHFEEIGWKETQVVARFWIIAIILVILGLMTLKLR; translated from the coding sequence GTGTTAGTTTGGTTGTTTGGCTGGCTTGGTCAGTATTATACGCCGTTTTCGGCAGTTTCTTCGTTGACGCTACGCGCGCTACTCGCGGTTATTACCGCACTTGCCTTTAGTATGATCTTTGGCGGACGTGTCATTAAGCATCTACGCTCGCTCAAATACGGACAGGCGATTCGTGACGATGGCCCGCAGTCGCATTTGGTCAAAACGGGTACGCCAACCATGGGTGGCGTGTTGATTCTCAGTGCCATCGGTATATCGACGTTGCTTTGGGCACGCTTGAACAATCCCTATGTGTGGATTTTGCTGGTAGTGATGGTCATTTTTGGGGCAGTAGGTTGGGCAGATGATTGGCTCAAAATCAAATACAAAGACCCCAAAGGCTTAATCGCCCGCAAAAAATATTTTTGGTTATCGATAGGGGCGTTATTTGTCGGCGTGTCTTTATACTATATTGCCACACTACAACCTGATATCAATACCACGCGCGAGATGCAGGATTTGTTATTACCGATCTTTAAAGATTGGATGATTCCATTTTCAGTCGTACCCTTTGGTATTGGTTTTATCATTTTTACGTATTTTGTGATCAATGGTGCGTCCAATGCAGTGAACTTAACTGACGGTTTGGATGGTTTGGCTATTTTACCAGTGGTACTGGTGGCAGCTGGTTTGGGTGCCATGGCATATGTGTCAGGTGACGTACGTTTTGCTGATTATTTACATGTGCCTTACATCGCTTACAACTCTGAGGTGATCATTGTTTGTGGCGCTATGATTGGAGCAGGATTGGGCTTTTTGTGGTTCAATGCCCATCCAGCACAAGTGTTTATGGGTGATGTCGGTGCATTGGCACTTGGTGCGATGCTAGGTACAATTGCGGTCATGACACGCCAAGAGATTGCCTTTGCGATTATGGGTGGTTTGTTTGTTGCCGAAGCCTTATCAGTGATGCTACAAGTGGGTTCGTATAAGCTACGCAAAAAACGTGTCTTTCGTATGGCGCCGCTACATCATCATTTTGAAGAAATTGGCTGGAAAGAAACCCAAGTGGTGGCACGATTTTGGATCATCGCCATCATATTGGTTATTCTTGGCCTAATGACGTTAAAACTGCGTTAA
- a CDS encoding UDP-N-acetylmuramoyl-tripeptide--D-alanyl-D-alanine ligase: MTADNDNTIQSQGLYVWQADNLLAATQSLNGHWQLPEVQVNAGHAESANHGAISNRIATDTRTIKTGDIFLALSGDNFDGHHYINMAASKGAVAAIVSRPISTSIPQLVVSDTRLALGQLAAYRRQQHKDLTVIAITGSSGKTTCKEMLGSIFGRLAPTLITRGNLNNDLGVPMMLLELSDHHRYAILELGANHIGEIAYTTEIVQPDVACILNIGTAHLGEFGSREGICQTKAEIYHTLTDTQFAIVPDKDDFTNQLRRIAEQYTSHVIGFGNTDVSASHLDVEPERSEFKLHIGNQLHDINLPLAGEHNVNNALAAAACAHALNIDAKDIVIGLENSRPAKGRLNSQLLGMHRLIDDTYNANPHSVRAAAKVLAAQTGIQVMVLGDIGELGEAAVSEHQSLGRTIATTGIDVLLCVGEYAPYTVAGAQEIANINAHAFADKDHLLQYLQPYLQAQQAQTCTVLFKGSRSMQMETLINALVEE, translated from the coding sequence ATGACAGCCGACAACGATAACACCATCCAGTCACAAGGGCTGTATGTTTGGCAGGCAGACAATTTGCTTGCGGCCACACAGTCGCTTAATGGACATTGGCAACTACCAGAAGTCCAAGTAAATGCAGGTCACGCAGAGTCAGCAAACCACGGAGCAATCAGTAACCGCATTGCCACTGATACGCGTACCATAAAAACGGGTGATATCTTTTTGGCATTAAGTGGCGACAATTTTGATGGTCATCATTACATCAATATGGCAGCATCAAAAGGGGCTGTCGCCGCTATCGTCTCTCGTCCTATTTCTACCAGTATTCCACAGCTGGTTGTGAGTGACACACGATTGGCGCTTGGACAACTGGCCGCTTATCGCCGTCAGCAGCACAAAGATCTGACGGTAATTGCCATCACAGGCTCTAGTGGCAAGACGACTTGTAAAGAGATGCTTGGTAGCATTTTTGGTCGATTGGCACCCACATTGATTACCCGTGGCAACCTAAATAATGATTTAGGTGTGCCGATGATGCTCCTTGAGTTATCAGATCATCATCGTTACGCTATTTTAGAGCTGGGTGCCAATCATATTGGCGAGATTGCTTATACGACTGAGATTGTCCAGCCTGATGTCGCTTGTATCTTGAATATTGGCACGGCACATTTGGGTGAGTTTGGCAGTCGTGAAGGTATTTGCCAAACCAAAGCAGAAATCTATCACACCTTAACAGACACGCAGTTTGCTATCGTTCCTGATAAAGACGATTTTACCAACCAGTTACGCCGTATCGCTGAACAATATACTTCACATGTTATCGGGTTTGGTAATACCGATGTGAGTGCCAGTCATTTGGACGTAGAGCCTGAACGCAGTGAATTTAAGCTACATATCGGTAACCAATTGCATGACATCAATTTGCCACTCGCAGGCGAGCACAATGTCAATAATGCGCTTGCTGCTGCTGCCTGTGCTCATGCACTAAACATTGATGCAAAAGATATCGTCATTGGCCTTGAGAATTCGCGCCCTGCCAAAGGTCGTTTGAACAGCCAGCTGCTTGGTATGCATCGCTTGATCGATGATACTTATAATGCCAATCCTCATTCGGTACGTGCCGCTGCAAAAGTATTAGCCGCGCAGACGGGTATACAAGTCATGGTATTGGGTGATATCGGCGAATTGGGTGAGGCGGCAGTGAGCGAACATCAGAGTTTAGGTCGTACCATTGCGACCACGGGGATAGATGTATTGCTTTGTGTGGGTGAGTACGCGCCTTACACAGTGGCAGGGGCGCAAGAGATTGCCAATATCAATGCACATGCGTTCGCTGATAAAGACCATTTATTACAATATTTGCAGCCGTATTTGCAAGCGCAACAAGCCCAGACTTGTACCGTGTTATTCAAAGGCTCTCGTTCCATGCAGATGGAAACCCTTATCAATGCGCTAGTCGAGGAGTAG